One Eulemur rufifrons isolate Redbay chromosome 12, OSU_ERuf_1, whole genome shotgun sequence genomic window carries:
- the DEFB136 gene encoding defensin beta 136, with product MGLYLPGFLFFLVISLPSGNGLFGNDGVEFRTCSKLEGRCFFGCNPGWQWIAFCHNILSCCKKIKKNVPPQAKDPWAE from the exons ATGGGTCTCTATCTTCCCGGGTTCCTCTTCTTCCTGGTGATCTCACTGCCTTCAG gaAACGGTCTGTTTGGGAATGATGGAGTAGAATTTCGTACTTGCAGTAAACTTGAAGGCAGATGTTTCTTTGGTTGTAATCCGGGATGGCAGTGGATTGCTTTCTGCCATAACATTTTGTCTTgttgtaaaaagataaaaaaaaatgtgccccCCCAAGCCAAAGATCCATGGGCCGAATAA